DNA from Cloacibacillus sp.:
CCAGGGCGCAAGCCCCGCGCGGGCCACGATGTCGGGGCGCCTTTTGAGCGTCCTTTCGACGGACTGACGCCTGCGCCATCTTTCGATGGCCTTCGCGTCGCCGCCAGTCAGCACCGAAGGCACTGCCTCGTTTTGCCATACGGCGGGCCTTGTGTAGTGCGGCGTGTCGAGCATCCCGCTGTAGAAGGAATCTTCAGAAACAGACGATGCGCTTCCAACGACGCCGGGAATGAGGCGCGACACCGCGTCCACTATCGCCATCGCCGGCATTTCGCCGCCCGTCAGCACGAAATCGCCAAGGGAGAGCTCCATGTCCACATATTTTTGCGTGAAACGTTCGTCCACGCCTTCATAGTGGCCGCATATCAGAACGAGATGTTCTTTCTGCGAAAGCTCCTCGACTATCTCCTGATGCAGATGCACTCCCTGCGGGCTCGGGTAGACTACATACGGCTTTTCGCCTTGTGAGGCGGCAGAAAGCGCCCTCTCGAGCGGATCTGCCATCAGCATCATGCCGCCGCTGCCGTAGCAGGCGTCGTCTATCTGTCTGTAGCTGCCGTTTGCGTAGTCGCGCAGGTCGACTATTTCAATGTCGAGTCTGCCCGAAGCGACGCCGCGTCCTAAGACGCTTGCTTC
Protein-coding regions in this window:
- the trmD gene encoding tRNA (guanosine(37)-N1)-methyltransferase TrmD is translated as MKITIITAFPELMRSYTEASVLGRGVASGRLDIEIVDLRDYANGSYRQIDDACYGSGGMMLMADPLERALSAASQGEKPYVVYPSPQGVHLHQEIVEELSQKEHLVLICGHYEGVDERFTQKYVDMELSLGDFVLTGGEMPAMAIVDAVSRLIPGVVGSASSVSEDSFYSGMLDTPHYTRPAVWQNEAVPSVLTGGDAKAIERWRRRQSVERTLKRRPDIVARAGLAPWLSGGSYIMEVHYPVLDKRGEKSSTAITGMDLHDIARACRTYGIKKYLLITPLAQQREMAKRIADHWTTGWGSEYNPDRKEAFSTLKIFASVQKALAWVAEREKKAPFKIATTAKHHEGARHWLSLKREIFARDHSPVFIFGTGWGLHSEAMDLADAVMTPITGGHDGWNHLSVRSAVSITLDRFFGWR